Genomic window (Argopecten irradians isolate NY chromosome 2, Ai_NY, whole genome shotgun sequence):
TTCACCTAAAAATCAGGTAAGTCTTgtaaatatttaacttatttCACCTAAACATCAGGTAAGTGTTGTTCAGGTTCATTTCATTTCACCTAAACATCAGGTATGTCTTATAAATATTAATCCTAATTCACCTAACTTCAGGTAAGTCCTCTACAGGTTAATTTAATTTCACCTAAACATCATTTAAGTCTTGTAACcaataatcttatattacctaaatATCAGGTAAGTCTTATAAATGTTAATCTTATTTCACCTAAACATCAGGTAAGTGTTGTAAATATTCATCTTTTTTCACCTAAACATCAGGTAAGTCTTATAAATGTTAATCTTTTTTCACCTAAACATCAGGTATGTCTTGTAAATATAAATCTTTTTTACCTAAACATCATGTAAGTGTTGTAAATATTAATCTTATTTCACCTTAATATAaggaaggtttttttttaaatattaatcttTTTTCACCTAACCATCAGGTAtgtcttgtaaatatttatcttatttcaccttaatatcaggtaagtcttttaaatatttatcttttttcacCTAAACATCAGGTATGTCTTGTAAATATGTATCTTATTTCACCTTAATATCAGGTAAGTCTTTTAAATATTAATCTTATTTCACCTAAACATCGGGTAagtcttgtaaatattgatcTTATTTAACCTAAACATCATGTAattcttgtaaatattaatcctatttcacctaaacatcaggtaagtcttgtgaatatttatcttatttcaactaaatatcaggtaagtcttttcaatattaatcttatttcacctaaacatcaggtaagtcttgtaaatatttatcttatttcACCTAAACATCAGGTAAGTGTTGTTCAGGTTCATTTCATTTCACCTAAACATCATTTAAGTCTTGTAACcaataatcttatattacctaaatATCAGGTAAGTCTTATAAATGTTAATCTTATTTCACCTAAACATCAGGTAAGTGTTGTAAATATTAATCTTATTTCACCTTAACATCAGGTAAGTCTTCtgaatatttatcttatttCACCTTAATATAAGGAaggttttttaaatattaatcttatttcacctaaacatcaggtaagtcttgtaaatattgatcTTATTTAACCTAAACATCAGGTAagtcttgtaaatattaatctAATATCACCTAACATCAGGTAagtcttgtaaatattaatctAATATCACCTAACATCAGGTAagtcttgtaaatattaatctAATATCACCTAACATCAGGTAAGTCTTGTACAGGTTAATCTTATTTCACCTAAACATCAGGTAAGTCTTGTACAGGTTAATCTTATTTCACCTAAACATCAGGTATGTCTTGTGAATATTAATCTTATATCATCTAACATCAGGTAagtcttgtaaatattaatctAATATCACCTAACATCAGGTAAGTCTTGTACAGGTTAATCTTATTTCACCTAAACATCAGGTAtgtcttgtaaatattaatctTATTTCACCTAAACATCATGTAAATCTTGTAAATATGAATCTAATATCACCTAAACATCAGGTATGTCTTGGAAATATTAATCTAATATCACCTAACATCAGGTAagtcttgtaaatattaatctAATATCACCTAACATCAGGTAAGTCTTGTACAGGTTAATCTTATTTCACCTAAACATCAGGTAAGTCTTGTACAGGTTAATCTTATTTCACCTAAACATCAGGTAagtcttgtaaatattaatctTATTTCACCTAAACATCAGGTAAGTCTTGTACAGGTTAATCTTATTCCACCTAAACATAAGGTAAGTCTTGTACAGGTTAATCTTATTTCACCAAAGCATAAGGTAAGTCTTGTACAGGTTAATCTTATTTCACCTAAACATCAGGTaaatcttgtaaatattaatctAATATCACCTAACATCAGGTAagtcttgtaaatattaatctAATATCACCTAACATCAGGTAAGTCTTGTACAGGTTAATCTTATTTCACCTAAACATCAGGTAAGTCTTGTACAGGTTAATCTTATTTCACCTAAACATCAGGTaaatcttgtaaatattaatcttatttcacctaaacatcaggtaaatcttgtaaatatttatcttatttcACCTAAACATCAGGTAAGTGTTGTTCAGGTTCATTTCATTTCACCTAAACATCAGGTAAGTCTTATAAATATTAATCCTAATTCACCTAACTTAAGGTAAGTCTTGTACAGGTTAACTTAATTTCACCTAAACATCATTTAAGTCTTGTAACcaataatcttatattacctaaatATCAGGTAAGTCTTATAAATGTTAATCTTATTTCACCTAAACATCAGGTAAGTGTTGTAAATATTAATCTTATTTCACCTAACCATCAGGTAAGTCTTCTACATGTTAATCTTATTTCACCTAAACATCAGATATGTCTTTTAAATATTAGTCTTTTTTCACCTTACAATCAGGTAAGTCTTGTAAATAGTAATCTTATTTCACCTAAACATCAGGTATGTCTTTTAAATATTAATCTTATTTCACCTTACCATCAGGTAAGTCTTGTACAGGTTAATCTTATTTCACCTAACCATCAGGTAAGTGTTGTACAAGTTAATTTCATTTCACCTAAACATCACGTAAGTCTTGTAACCAATAATCTTATATTAACTAAATATCAGGAAAATCTTGTAAAggttaaatttattttatcttgaCACAAGATTTACGGACAGTGGATTGTAAATATGGAATATTAATTTCGTGACCAAACGCATGAAAGATGCTTAACCAAAATCAGAAGAAAGACATTATCATTGCCAGTAAGCTTAGAACTAGTAATAAATCTCCATTGTAGCCAATTAAACTGGAAGACGGAATATAATCTAACAGGATAATATATTTGTGCACTTTAATATCCGATTTCAgcaactaattttatttcatttactaaCGCGTATGTCCGTCaggtatagatatatacatacattgtatcataataCCATCTGTTGataaaattaattcaatttGCAACGTGTATGTACCACCCCACCTGTCAAACTTTATCAATTGTCAGAAACACGTTTGACAAATACGGCACGTGTTAAAGATGTATTAGTatttatatcagtaaactaaatatgttttttttcaaaacaggTATAGTATGATATTAACGTACGTGAACATATCACAAAGACTCAATTAATAACGTAAATAATGTGTTGTCCTCTCGGTATTAATATCTTGTTTTAAATCATATGCACGTGTTCACCCTTATTATTTACCGAATGAAGGTATGATTAAGTACACTAAGTACTTATCGACACCATTCGATGTAAGATGCCCTCTTATTGTGATTAGAAAATCGACGTCAGGTTATCCTGGATGCGGACTACTGAGGTTAGTAGCTGGAGCATTATAAGGAATCCTGTGTCCTTTCATGATGTCATTATTGTGTCGTGTATACCCTAAAAAACTAGGCTCGACATCGATTGCCCACCTTCTATACagtatttaaacatattttataattaattagtttaAGGTATCATATCGTCACTGTTTACATACATCTGTGAatctaattatttttaaattacagaGAAGGACAAGAGCCAGTAACATGGAGAGCGTAGTGATGTGGCTCCTGACTGGTTCTATAATAGGTACGATGGCAATGAGCAGAAACTATGTGACGTACTCGGACAGGAAGGCCGCGCGTGAAAAAGTAGTCAGTATTAAAGATCCTTTCCTCAGATTCGTCCTTGAAAAACAAATACTCTTCTGTCCACACGTCAGTACTTGTACGGTGGACCATTCTATGACACCTTCGTCCTGTTGCTCTCGCTGTAGTTGTGATAGTGCTTCTCCGTCGCTTGAGCAGTGTCCCGACTACACAGGAAAAGATAGCAGATTCGCATGCCTCCGTCcccaatatatatacaaagaaaataagaCGAAATCAAGCTTACAAAGTTATTTGATGATAAATCGATGTCCAAGTGTCTTCGAGGACGTTCGTATTGATAGACTTTGTGTCCGTGGCTCTGTGCTACACCCGTACAACATGACCATGGTTCTACCTATAACGGACACTACAAACAAAATTACATACAGGAATGTGTTCTGCGCCATATGCAATTCAAGACAAGAAGAAAATCTTATAGCCTGGTCTGCCAATGTAAACTGTACATCGTCATCAACACCTGAACCTAAAAGTCTTCGGGAACTAATGGAGAGCGTTGCTAGTAACAAACAATGCAATCTGTTGTTCGAACCTCCACGTAACATGACTTTGGCTAAGTGTGACACCTTGGGGTTGGTATCTGAATGTAACGTCACCGGACGGTGGACGGTATTTGATGACGACATGGATCGTGCTTGTACGAGTTACAGGTCGGTCTACAGATCAACGTACCAAAACATACACTGTTACATGTGTAACGTGAATGACGAACCGTACACGGAATGTACCAGAACATATCCTTTGATAGGCAGCCGCCCCTTGCCCCCGATACCGACCTTCTCGGGAGCCATTGAGCAGGATTTAATAACCAACTTAGTGTTTGGTCATGATGCTGTAGGAGCAACATGTCTACCAGGGACACGATATGACGGGATAATGGTAGGAATAATCTGTATCCATTAACCAGGGGTATAAACTAACATGCATGTAGGGTTTACATCACTAGATCCATTAACTAGATTTATCTTActacattttatttgtaagcatcaaatattttacaattccTATTATTATCGACACTATACAAGCACGcacacattataaaatatcttcCTCATgaacatttgaaattgttaagcAATgtcatcatatcattgtttaatttccatattttgCAACCAAAGACTTAAGCTTCTGCGTTGCCCACTTAGATCTTTGGGATgctaatatttgtatattatttgtcTCTATTCCAAGAACCACATGCACTAATCTTGCAAAACAACCCCATCAATAAGTGGCATTTATCTACACAGTGACAACTTTCACAAACATTCCTGAATTTTATCATACTGTTATTCCCATGTTTCAATTATATCCACATTCATTTCCCTAGAATTGTTTCAATATCTTACTCAAATAAGCTCAAAAATAGGAGTGTTCTTTAAAGAAATGCACCATACGGAATAttcttattcttttttttttcagaaattatgTCGTGAGATTTTCTGCAGCCCTCCTCTAATTTATAGAAACGGCATCTGTACCAGCATCTACAGGTCGGTCAGTCTCCGGAGATATCACCTAAATCTTATGATAACTCCACATTATAACGTGTCCTACAAATGGCTGCCAGATCCATTTGCGGCCGCTCGACCAGCAAGCTACATCCAAGAATATCTCTCCTTGGTATTGTTTCCTCTACAGGCACAACAATGTTCTTCTATTGCGGAAGTATTTGCCAAAACCGTGAAAGGGAAACTTAATGTATTTCCTAAAAATAACGAAACTCGGGTAACCCACGTTAATGTCCCAGTTGAGTTTGTAGTTATCGGTCAGCAGAACGACATCGCCACCATGGAACGGATTCTATACAGTGATATGGAGGGATTTAATACTACAGTGAGAAATGAGGTCATATATTTTGACATATCTCCTTTTATGTCTGAAACGGTAACTTCAATAGAGCGGGAATCATTGACAATAAACGGTTTGGAATTAACAGAAAATATCCAACTGCC
Coding sequences:
- the LOC138317066 gene encoding uncharacterized protein, which translates into the protein MESVVMWLLTGSIIGTMAMSRNYVTYSDRKAAREKVVSIKDPFLRFVLEKQILFCPHVSTCTVDHSMTPSSCCSRCSCDSASPSLEQCPDYTGKDSRFACLRPQYIYKENKTKSSLQSYLMINRCPSVFEDVRIDRLCVRGSVLHPYNMTMVLPITDTTNKITYRNVFCAICNSRQEENLIAWSANVNCTSSSTPEPKSLRELMESVASNKQCNLLFEPPRNMTLAKCDTLGLVSECNVTGRWTVFDDDMDRACTSYRSVYRSTYQNIHCYMCNVNDEPYTECTRTYPLIGSRPLPPIPTFSGAIEQDLITNLVFGHDAVGATCLPGTRYDGIMKLCREIFCSPPLIYRNGICTSIYRSVSLRRYHLNLMITPHYNVSYKWLPDPFAAARPASYIQEYLSLVLFPLQAQQCSSIAEVFAKTVKGKLNVFPKNNETRVTHVNVPVEFVVIGQQNDIATMERILYSDMEGFNTTVRNEVIYFDISPFMSETVTSIERESLTINGLELTENIQLPGFGARNDFGVCGSRMPVTTLSKFTLCSKINITMEDYNTTRVNDTLCLPQIDLCFSLDEFEYGDTYIILCSQRFFERIDKLSPKDDKLGRTEEDAESRVGLALVGLSILCLCVALVGVFVVYKPRNTLSYMLMGLVLGLILYNIVLLTVPFPFVSTYNCRITGASLQFTAAFSVSLLQLCVFHVGLMMRVDLQSQNPYILKILHASYPVLLPSIIASVTYWYVVSHSSDVTVPWISWGLPCYSAINSLSLYISCLPILTMLALSFLVSLVLAIYSYAIALEKDDVEFVHMFGFYSKVSFVLLLVQSFWYLISFARWTGNVYLFLVMNLISSMYIMICSLTDSKLKATCTNIVDNSETRAEKRASSCPCNPARRQQKDFQPIAEMISENGGSLRTSSHL